The genomic stretch TATAGTCAGGAGTAGTTATTATAACATCTTCTTTTAAATTTGGATAAATAGTAGAGTTATTATTTTCAATTACTTCAACTGAATGTATTTTTGCATACTTTCTTTCAGCCAATGCAGTTACAATAATGTTTAAAGTTTTTTCAACTAAATATTTGTCAATTCCAGTGACATCGATGAATAAGTTTCTTGTCTCAGTATTAACTTTTGTTAATTCTCCGTTAATTATTGGAGGCATAGATAAAACATTTCCTTCACTATCTAAGATTATTGGAAATTTATCATCTTTAATTAAATGACCATATTTAATTCCTTTTTCGTGTTTTTCTAAAATTTCCTTTGGAGTCATTTCTTCATCACAGTTTAAAGGAACAAATTTAATTTCATCTCCTTTAACTTCTTTGTAGTAAAATGGTGGCTTAACCTTATCAAAGTCGTGTATTCCTATAGCCACCTTTTTTCTATCTCTTCCCAAAACCCAGTGTAATTTCTCTTGTAAATTAATTATACTCTCCAAAACATAGTCATCAATAATAATTCCTTTAATTAACGCTCCCGCTATGTATGGTCTTGTGGTAACATTATCAACAAATAATTTTACATTTGAGCATTCAACATCGTATTTCTTTAAACCAGTTTCTATTCCTATAAAACCTCTAAAACCTCTTGCTAAACCTTCAACGCTTAAATAATCTGGCCTATTTGGATTTATTGAAAATTGAATTATCTTTTCTCCATCTTCTTCAAAAATTTCTTCCACTTCCACACCCATCATTGGAAACTTGCTCTCTATAAACTCATCCTCTAAGGGCATATTTACCAATCTTTCTATGTCAACTTTTTTTACATTTATTGTTGGCATATAATCACCAGCACTATTTTTTTAATAATTTTATTAATAAAATTCCATCAGATATTTTAATTTATCTCTAATATTTTAGTTTAAGTTTGTCAATGTAGTTATTATTTATCACGCTAAAAATTTTTATTTTTTGATTTAAAGGATTTTAATTTAATATTTTTAAATTTTAGGGGATTTTATTAAATTTCGGAGGGTCTTCTATTTTGATTAATTTGAATAATTAAGTTTATTAAATTATCGCGATTTTTAAGATAGTTTGGTTATTTGTTTTTATCTATAATTTTCTCCAACAATTAGGTTAATATTAAAAATTTAAAGAATTTTT from Methanocaldococcus lauensis encodes the following:
- the pheT gene encoding phenylalanine--tRNA ligase subunit beta, encoding MPTINVKKVDIERLVNMPLEDEFIESKFPMMGVEVEEIFEEDGEKIIQFSINPNRPDYLSVEGLARGFRGFIGIETGLKKYDVECSNVKLFVDNVTTRPYIAGALIKGIIIDDYVLESIINLQEKLHWVLGRDRKKVAIGIHDFDKVKPPFYYKEVKGDEIKFVPLNCDEEMTPKEILEKHEKGIKYGHLIKDDKFPIILDSEGNVLSMPPIINGELTKVNTETRNLFIDVTGIDKYLVEKTLNIIVTALAERKYAKIHSVEVIENNNSTIYPNLKEDVIITTPDYINRVLGTNLTPGAIINYLRRCRLDAQFVDNKLKVIIPPYRVDVFGEIDIAEEVAIGYGYDKFFGEYPSIATIGELDKLEKKCDFIREIMIGFGFYEVINLMLSNDEILFKKMRIEDDNYIEVLKPASIEHRIVRKSLLPLLMETLRINKHKELPHKLFEIGDCVVIDESMETKSRVVKKIGGVILDSETNFNEIKSYVEGLLRELKIEYELENYDHPSFIKGRCAKILRDGKIIGYFGEIHPEVIVNFELEHPVVGFELEIE